From a single Streptomyces misionensis genomic region:
- a CDS encoding RDD family protein has product MSSAPPPGSGEPPPEDDPFRKPPPSEQGPGSPYDRPPDGGGPYPPPYGGSQPPPAGGPYGQGPYGGGPYGGGPYGAGPSGPGGRPTDPLAGMPPLADSAKRTLARIIDMILVGIVVYLLTWAFNVREYEVNGDRVDAARSLGQSVIAAVLYIAYDTFLTHRTGQTLGKKWLRMRVANLSDGATPSMQTALLRALVLWLPFAFCCACVWTVICGGWSFFDRPYKQGLHDKAARTVVVSTD; this is encoded by the coding sequence ATGAGCAGCGCACCGCCCCCCGGCTCCGGAGAGCCGCCACCCGAGGACGACCCGTTCAGGAAGCCGCCCCCGTCGGAGCAGGGGCCCGGCTCGCCGTACGACCGCCCGCCGGACGGCGGCGGCCCCTACCCCCCGCCCTACGGCGGCAGCCAGCCCCCGCCCGCCGGCGGCCCCTACGGGCAGGGCCCCTACGGCGGTGGCCCGTACGGCGGCGGCCCTTACGGAGCCGGTCCGTCCGGCCCCGGCGGCCGTCCCACCGACCCCCTCGCCGGGATGCCCCCGCTGGCCGACAGCGCCAAGCGGACGCTCGCCCGCATCATCGACATGATCCTGGTCGGGATCGTCGTCTACCTGCTCACCTGGGCGTTCAACGTGCGCGAGTACGAGGTGAACGGCGACCGCGTCGACGCCGCCCGCTCGCTCGGCCAGTCCGTCATCGCCGCCGTCCTCTACATCGCCTACGACACCTTCCTGACCCACAGGACCGGTCAGACGCTCGGCAAGAAGTGGCTGCGCATGCGGGTGGCCAACCTGTCCGACGGCGCCACCCCCAGCATGCAGACCGCACTGCTGCGGGCCCTCGTGCTGTGGCTGCCGTTCGCCTTCTGCTGCGCCTGCGTCTGGACCGTGATCTGCGGCGGCTGGAGCTTCTTCGACCGGCCCTACAAGCAGGGCCTGCACGACAAGGCGGCCAGGACGGTGGTGGTCAGCACCGACTGA
- a CDS encoding RDD family protein has protein sequence MSAPTPAPGDDRPREGYYPDPSIPGYVRYWNGTAWVPGTSRPAPKDGEPLSPPPGVTPAVEETGPHFFDEEPGGPAASGPAVTGDSARPAADPGTPGRWPAAGDAGAAAADGAPGRDAERADGSGQAGQAQWGGAGVPGQARQPWQQGAAAAPRQTPAGPSVPAQGGAAGPRGADPRVAPGPAQPEGRAARGDGTATIPPAGSEAPDPGTFVFRRPVTGPAARTDGGTMTIRPVPPGQGGAPGFGTQGPVAAPTPAPAGPSPSPGPGFGAGQTPQAQAPQAQAPQPQPPQTRQPAPASPSGPAAVPPQLPQQAGGQGSWAQQVHQLAGGADEQPVAPWKPPVEDLFQAAARRQAAARPAGLGKRFAARLIDSVVVGAVTAAAAVPLGVRAADHVREKIDAARLSGHEVTVWLIDGSTGTSLAVVLAVLLLAGVVYEVLPTVKWGRTLGKRLCGLEVRDIEAHEPPTFAPALRRWLVYSIPGLLGIGIVGVLWCLFDRPWHQCWHDKAAHTFVAG, from the coding sequence ATGAGCGCCCCAACCCCGGCCCCAGGTGACGACAGGCCCCGCGAGGGCTACTACCCGGACCCGTCCATCCCCGGCTACGTCCGGTACTGGAACGGCACCGCCTGGGTGCCCGGCACCAGCCGCCCCGCCCCCAAGGACGGCGAACCGCTCAGCCCGCCCCCCGGCGTCACCCCCGCCGTGGAGGAGACGGGCCCGCACTTCTTCGACGAGGAACCCGGTGGCCCGGCGGCCTCGGGACCGGCGGTCACGGGGGACTCCGCGCGGCCGGCGGCGGATCCGGGGACACCCGGCCGGTGGCCGGCGGCGGGCGACGCGGGGGCGGCCGCCGCCGACGGAGCGCCCGGCCGGGACGCGGAGCGGGCGGACGGGTCCGGGCAGGCGGGGCAGGCCCAGTGGGGTGGGGCCGGGGTGCCCGGGCAGGCCCGGCAGCCCTGGCAGCAGGGCGCCGCCGCCGCTCCCCGGCAGACTCCGGCCGGCCCGTCCGTGCCCGCGCAGGGCGGTGCCGCCGGTCCCCGGGGCGCCGATCCGCGCGTGGCGCCCGGCCCCGCGCAGCCCGAGGGCCGGGCGGCCCGCGGCGACGGCACGGCGACCATTCCGCCGGCCGGGAGCGAGGCCCCGGACCCCGGCACCTTCGTCTTCCGGCGGCCCGTCACGGGACCGGCCGCGCGCACGGACGGCGGCACCATGACGATCCGTCCGGTGCCGCCGGGCCAGGGCGGCGCGCCCGGCTTCGGCACCCAGGGCCCGGTCGCCGCGCCCACCCCCGCCCCCGCCGGGCCGTCCCCGTCCCCAGGCCCCGGCTTCGGCGCCGGGCAGACACCTCAGGCCCAGGCCCCCCAGGCCCAAGCCCCGCAGCCCCAGCCGCCCCAGACCCGGCAGCCCGCGCCCGCGTCCCCGTCCGGTCCCGCCGCCGTGCCCCCGCAGCTGCCGCAGCAGGCGGGCGGCCAGGGGTCCTGGGCACAGCAGGTGCACCAGCTGGCGGGCGGTGCCGACGAGCAGCCCGTGGCGCCGTGGAAGCCGCCGGTGGAGGACCTCTTCCAGGCGGCGGCGCGCAGACAGGCCGCCGCCCGCCCGGCCGGACTGGGCAAGCGGTTCGCGGCCCGGCTGATCGACAGCGTGGTCGTGGGCGCCGTGACCGCCGCCGCGGCCGTGCCGCTCGGCGTCCGGGCCGCCGACCACGTCCGGGAGAAGATCGACGCGGCCCGGCTGTCCGGGCACGAGGTCACCGTCTGGCTGATCGACGGCTCGACCGGCACCAGCCTCGCCGTCGTGCTCGCCGTGCTGCTCCTGGCCGGCGTGGTCTACGAGGTGCTGCCCACCGTCAAGTGGGGCCGCACCCTCGGCAAGAGGCTGTGCGGCCTGGAGGTCCGGGACATCGAGGCGCACGAGCCGCCGACCTTCGCCCCGGCGCTGCGCCGCTGGCTCGTCTACAGCATCCCCGGGCTGCTCGGCATCGGGATCGTGGGCGTGCTGTGGTGCCTGTTCGACCGGCCCTGGCACCAGTGCTGGCACGACAAGGCGGCCCACACCTTCGTCGCGGGCTGA
- a CDS encoding SsgA family sporulation/cell division regulator, which translates to MQHTVVERELELKLILSPERSIPVPALLAYRCDDPYAVHIVFHINSEHPVHWTFARELLVEGVFRPCGHGDVRVWPTKADGRSVVLMALSSPDGDALLEAPIPQVSAWLERTLRAVPPGTEGGQLGIDDALDQLLAR; encoded by the coding sequence ATGCAGCACACGGTGGTGGAACGGGAACTCGAACTCAAGCTGATCCTGTCGCCCGAGCGGAGCATCCCGGTCCCGGCGCTGCTCGCCTACCGGTGCGACGATCCCTACGCCGTCCACATCGTCTTCCACATCAACTCCGAGCACCCGGTGCACTGGACGTTCGCCCGTGAACTGCTGGTGGAGGGCGTCTTCCGGCCGTGCGGGCACGGGGACGTGCGGGTGTGGCCGACGAAGGCGGACGGGCGCAGCGTCGTGCTGATGGCGCTGAGTTCGCCCGACGGGGACGCGCTGCTGGAGGCGCCGATCCCGCAGGTGTCGGCCTGGCTGGAGCGGACGCTGCGCGCGGTCCCGCCGGGGACGGAGGGCGGGCAGCTCGGCATCGACGACGCGCTCGACCAGCTGCTCGCCCGGTGA
- a CDS encoding FAD-binding oxidoreductase, which translates to MIMSRIEAHRDGAGAATGSLTDRLLAGLPAEAVLTDPDVTASYAHDMASFCPAGAPAVVVLPRTVEQVQHVMRTATELRVPVVPQGARSGLSGAANASDGCIVLSLVKMDRILEINPVDRVAVVEPGVINAVLSRAVGEHGLYYPPDPSSWEMCTIGGNIGTGSGGLCCVKYGVTAEYVLGLDVVLADGRLMSTGRRTAKGVAGYDLTRLFVGSEGSLGIVVRAVLALKPKPPGQLVMAAEFASAAAACEAVCHIMERGHLPSLLELMDRTTVKAVNAMARMGLPETTEALLLAAFDTPDPATDLAAVGALCEAAGATQVVPAEDAAESEMLLKARRLSLPALEAVKGTTMIDDVCVPRSRLGAMLEGIDRIAAKYGLTIGVCAHAGDGNTHPTVCFDAQDEDESRRARESFDEIMALGLELGGTITGEHGVGVLKKEWLAREIGSVGVEMQRGVKAVFDPLGILNPGKLF; encoded by the coding sequence GTGATCATGAGCCGCATCGAAGCGCACCGCGATGGAGCGGGCGCAGCAACCGGTAGCCTCACCGACCGGCTCCTGGCCGGCCTGCCCGCCGAGGCCGTCCTGACCGACCCGGACGTCACGGCCTCCTACGCCCACGACATGGCCAGCTTCTGCCCCGCCGGGGCCCCGGCCGTCGTGGTCCTGCCGCGCACCGTGGAACAGGTGCAGCACGTCATGCGCACCGCCACCGAACTGCGCGTCCCCGTCGTCCCGCAGGGCGCCCGCAGCGGCCTGTCCGGCGCCGCCAACGCCTCGGACGGCTGCATCGTGCTGTCCCTCGTCAAGATGGACCGCATCCTGGAGATCAACCCCGTCGACCGGGTCGCCGTGGTCGAACCGGGCGTGATCAACGCGGTCCTCTCCCGAGCCGTCGGGGAACACGGCCTGTACTACCCGCCGGACCCCTCCAGCTGGGAGATGTGCACCATCGGCGGCAACATCGGCACCGGCTCCGGCGGCCTGTGCTGTGTGAAGTACGGGGTGACCGCCGAGTACGTCCTCGGCCTGGACGTCGTCCTCGCCGACGGCCGCCTGATGTCCACCGGCCGCCGCACCGCCAAGGGCGTCGCCGGCTACGACCTCACCCGCCTGTTCGTCGGCTCCGAGGGCTCCCTCGGCATCGTCGTCCGCGCGGTCCTCGCCCTCAAGCCCAAGCCGCCCGGACAGCTCGTGATGGCCGCCGAGTTCGCCTCCGCCGCGGCCGCCTGCGAGGCCGTCTGCCACATCATGGAGCGGGGCCACCTGCCCTCCCTGCTCGAACTGATGGACCGTACGACGGTCAAGGCGGTCAACGCCATGGCCCGCATGGGCCTGCCGGAGACCACCGAGGCGCTGCTGCTCGCCGCCTTCGACACCCCCGACCCGGCCACCGACCTCGCCGCCGTCGGCGCCCTGTGCGAGGCGGCCGGCGCCACCCAGGTGGTCCCGGCCGAGGACGCGGCCGAGTCCGAGATGCTGCTCAAGGCCCGGCGGCTCTCGCTGCCCGCGCTGGAGGCGGTCAAGGGCACCACGATGATCGACGACGTGTGCGTCCCGCGCTCCAGGCTCGGCGCCATGCTGGAGGGCATCGACCGGATCGCCGCCAAGTACGGCCTGACGATCGGCGTCTGCGCGCACGCGGGCGACGGCAACACCCACCCCACCGTCTGCTTCGACGCCCAGGACGAGGACGAGTCCCGGCGGGCCCGCGAGTCCTTCGACGAGATCATGGCCCTGGGCCTGGAACTCGGCGGCACCATCACCGGCGAACACGGCGTCGGCGTGCTGAAGAAGGAGTGGCTGGCCCGCGAGATCGGGTCCGTCGGCGTGGAGATGCAGCGGGGCGTCAAGGCCGTGTTCGACCCGCTCGGCATCCTCAACCCCGGCAAGCTCTTCTGA
- a CDS encoding tetratricopeptide repeat protein: MDNRVSEPGTSLMSESSTPRRSRRLLRRVLVTALTGGLVAGAVLAVWPGLRSGAASPPAAGPRAHRAPVRAPAQAAQALTAVTSGVPAALPALTALIGQEEQRVRAQPQDARAWAVLGTAYVERGRRTAQAADFPRAERALQTSLQVVDEEQNLQALDGMATLALARRDFSEAKRYGEQAQELAPQRWSSYAPLIEAYNGLGDYESVGTALEKLMALKPAPAERPAVMAQAAAVYRSRGWREDAVAQLSDAAAAAGSPAQQAAYLSQLGQLAFERGDAQDALRHYDEALRLDADQQAAPSGRARALAALGRPAEAVTAYRAALDRRADPRDALELGELYESLGRTAEARRSYDQVAELAKRETAGGVDDELVLGRYEADHGDASDAVERLRAEYDRQPGTEVADALGWALHRVGEDDEALEYATTATDGTKGGGLRSALYSYHRGAIEAALELEGPARRSLQEALRINPSFSPLWAPQARSALAALGEPQDVEVPG; this comes from the coding sequence ATGGACAACCGAGTGAGCGAGCCGGGTACGTCCCTGATGAGCGAGTCCTCCACGCCGCGCCGTTCCCGGCGACTGCTGCGGCGGGTGCTGGTGACCGCGCTGACCGGCGGGCTGGTCGCGGGCGCGGTGCTGGCGGTGTGGCCAGGACTGCGGTCCGGGGCCGCGAGTCCGCCCGCCGCGGGGCCGCGGGCCCACCGGGCGCCGGTGCGCGCCCCGGCGCAGGCGGCGCAGGCGCTGACCGCGGTGACCTCCGGGGTGCCGGCCGCGCTGCCCGCCCTGACCGCGCTCATCGGGCAGGAGGAGCAGCGGGTGCGGGCGCAGCCGCAGGACGCGAGGGCGTGGGCGGTGCTGGGCACGGCCTACGTCGAACGGGGCCGCCGTACGGCGCAGGCCGCGGACTTCCCGCGGGCGGAACGGGCCTTGCAGACCTCGCTCCAGGTGGTGGACGAGGAGCAGAACCTCCAGGCGCTGGACGGGATGGCCACGCTGGCGCTGGCGCGCCGGGACTTCTCGGAGGCGAAACGATACGGCGAGCAGGCGCAGGAGCTGGCGCCGCAGCGGTGGAGCTCGTACGCGCCGCTGATCGAGGCGTACAACGGGCTCGGCGACTACGAATCCGTCGGCACCGCCCTGGAGAAGCTGATGGCGCTGAAGCCCGCGCCGGCCGAACGGCCCGCCGTGATGGCACAGGCCGCGGCGGTCTACCGGAGCCGGGGCTGGCGCGAGGACGCGGTGGCCCAGCTGAGCGACGCGGCGGCCGCCGCCGGCTCCCCCGCCCAGCAGGCCGCCTACCTGTCCCAGCTCGGCCAACTGGCCTTCGAGCGGGGGGACGCGCAGGACGCGCTGCGCCACTACGACGAGGCCCTGCGGCTGGACGCGGACCAGCAGGCGGCACCGTCCGGGCGGGCGCGGGCGCTGGCGGCGCTGGGGCGGCCAGCCGAGGCGGTGACCGCGTACCGGGCGGCCCTGGACCGGCGGGCCGACCCGCGCGACGCCCTGGAGCTGGGCGAGCTGTACGAGTCGCTGGGCCGGACCGCGGAGGCCCGGCGGAGTTACGACCAGGTGGCCGAGCTGGCGAAGCGGGAGACGGCGGGCGGGGTCGACGACGAGCTGGTGCTCGGGCGGTACGAGGCCGACCACGGGGACGCGTCGGACGCCGTGGAGCGGCTGCGCGCCGAGTACGACCGCCAGCCCGGGACCGAGGTGGCCGACGCGCTCGGCTGGGCGCTGCACCGGGTCGGCGAGGACGACGAGGCCCTGGAGTACGCCACGACCGCGACGGACGGCACGAAGGGCGGCGGCCTGCGCAGCGCGCTGTACTCCTACCACCGGGGGGCGATCGAGGCCGCGCTGGAGCTGGAGGGGCCCGCGCGCCGCAGCCTCCAGGAGGCCCTGCGCATCAACCCGTCCTTCTCGCCCCTGTGGGCCCCGCAGGCCAGGTCGGCGCTCGCGGCGCTGGGCGAACCGCAGGACGTGGAGGTGCCGGGCTGA
- the hppD gene encoding 4-hydroxyphenylpyruvate dioxygenase, with the protein MTQTTEHTPDTTARQDDPFPVKGMDAVVFAVGNAKQAAHYYSSAFGMKLVAYSGPENGSRETASYVLENGSARFVFTSVIKQSSDWGRFIDRHVAEHGDGVIDLAIEVPDARAAYEYAVAQGARSIDEPYEVKDEHGTVVLAAIATYGETRHTLVERSGYDGPYLPGFVAAEPIVAQPEHRTFQAIDHCVGNVELGKMNEWVGFYNKVMGFTNMKEFVGDDIATEYSALMSKVVADGTLKVKFPLNEPAIAKKKSQIDEYLEFYGGPGVQHIALNTNDIVQTVRTMRAAGVEFLNTPDSYYDTLGEWAGETRVPVETLRELKILVDRDEDGYLLQIFTKPVQDRPTVFFELIERHGSMGFGKGNFKALFEAIEREQAKRGNL; encoded by the coding sequence ATGACGCAGACCACAGAGCACACTCCCGACACGACCGCCCGGCAGGACGACCCCTTCCCGGTCAAGGGAATGGACGCGGTCGTCTTCGCCGTGGGCAACGCCAAGCAGGCGGCGCACTACTACTCCTCCGCCTTCGGCATGAAGCTGGTCGCCTACTCCGGACCGGAGAACGGCAGCCGCGAGACCGCCAGTTACGTCCTGGAGAACGGCTCCGCCCGGTTCGTCTTCACCTCGGTGATCAAGCAGAGCAGCGACTGGGGCCGCTTCATCGACCGGCACGTGGCCGAGCACGGCGACGGCGTCATCGACCTGGCCATCGAGGTCCCGGACGCCCGCGCCGCGTACGAGTACGCCGTCGCGCAGGGCGCGCGCTCGATCGACGAGCCGTACGAGGTCAAGGACGAGCACGGCACCGTCGTCCTCGCCGCCATCGCCACCTACGGCGAGACCCGCCACACCCTGGTGGAGCGCTCCGGCTACGACGGCCCCTACCTCCCCGGTTTCGTGGCCGCCGAGCCGATCGTCGCGCAGCCCGAGCACCGCACCTTCCAGGCGATCGACCACTGCGTCGGCAACGTGGAACTCGGCAAGATGAACGAGTGGGTCGGGTTCTACAACAAGGTCATGGGCTTCACGAACATGAAGGAGTTCGTGGGCGACGACATCGCCACCGAGTACAGCGCGCTGATGTCGAAGGTCGTCGCGGACGGCACCCTGAAGGTGAAGTTCCCGCTCAACGAGCCCGCGATCGCCAAGAAGAAGTCGCAGATCGACGAGTACCTGGAGTTCTACGGCGGTCCCGGCGTCCAGCACATCGCGCTGAACACCAACGACATCGTGCAGACCGTCCGCACCATGCGCGCGGCCGGCGTCGAGTTCCTGAACACCCCGGACTCGTACTACGACACCCTCGGCGAGTGGGCCGGCGAGACCCGGGTGCCGGTGGAGACCCTGCGCGAGCTGAAGATCCTCGTCGACCGCGACGAGGACGGGTACCTGCTGCAGATCTTCACCAAGCCGGTCCAGGACCGGCCGACGGTGTTCTTCGAACTGATCGAGCGGCACGGCTCGATGGGCTTCGGCAAGGGCAACTTCAAGGCCCTGTTCGAGGCGATCGAGCGCGAGCAGGCCAAGCGCGGCAACCTCTGA
- a CDS encoding Lrp/AsnC family transcriptional regulator, translating into MAIDHLDGRIIVLLAREPRVGVLEMSRRLGVARGTVQARLDRLQSNGVIRGFGPQVDPAALGYPVTAFATLQIRQGQGADVRAYLATVPEVLELLTTTGSGDMLCRLVARSNADLQRVIDRVVGFEGIVRASTAIVMENPVPLRIIPLVEQAAEEEG; encoded by the coding sequence GTGGCGATCGATCATCTGGACGGGCGGATCATCGTGCTGCTGGCGCGCGAGCCGCGCGTCGGCGTGCTGGAGATGTCCCGGCGGCTCGGGGTCGCCCGGGGCACCGTGCAGGCCCGCCTCGACCGGCTCCAGTCGAACGGCGTCATCCGGGGCTTCGGCCCGCAGGTGGACCCGGCGGCCCTCGGCTATCCGGTCACCGCGTTCGCCACGCTCCAGATCCGGCAGGGCCAGGGGGCGGACGTGCGCGCCTACCTGGCGACGGTGCCGGAGGTACTGGAACTGCTCACCACCACGGGCAGCGGCGACATGCTCTGCCGCCTGGTCGCCCGCTCCAACGCCGATCTCCAGCGGGTGATCGACCGGGTCGTCGGCTTCGAGGGCATCGTGCGCGCCTCCACGGCGATCGTGATGGAGAACCCGGTGCCGCTGCGGATCATCCCCCTGGTGGAGCAGGCGGCGGAGGAGGAGGGGTAA
- a CDS encoding S16 family serine protease, which yields MLSRLTRRQALAVCALPVAALFATAVFAPLPFSVAQPGMTANVLGANKGTPVITVDGAQTRRPSGQLRMVTIVATGPDARVSLGDVIGNWFRTDRAVMPRDAVYPTGDTLKEIEQHNTAQMRQSQDAATSAALKYLDLSPDQVKVTLKLADVGGPSAGLLFSLGIIDKLHGDGHGGDLTGGRTVAGTGTIDEAGRVGAVGGVALKTQAARRDGATVFLVPKAECADAKAELPKGLRLVPVTTLKGAVDSLVSLEKGTGSVPSC from the coding sequence GTGCTCTCACGTCTCACGCGCCGCCAAGCCCTCGCCGTGTGCGCCCTCCCGGTCGCCGCGCTGTTCGCCACGGCGGTGTTCGCGCCGCTGCCGTTCTCCGTGGCGCAGCCGGGGATGACGGCGAACGTGCTCGGGGCGAACAAGGGCACCCCGGTGATCACGGTGGACGGCGCGCAGACGCGCAGGCCGAGTGGTCAGCTGCGGATGGTCACCATCGTGGCGACCGGCCCCGACGCCCGGGTATCGCTCGGCGACGTGATCGGCAACTGGTTCCGCACCGACCGTGCGGTGATGCCCCGCGACGCGGTCTACCCGACCGGTGACACCCTCAAGGAGATCGAGCAGCACAACACGGCGCAGATGCGGCAGTCGCAGGACGCGGCGACCAGCGCGGCGCTGAAGTACCTCGATCTGAGCCCCGACCAGGTCAAGGTCACCCTGAAGCTGGCCGACGTGGGCGGCCCGAGCGCGGGCCTGCTGTTCTCCCTGGGCATCATCGACAAGCTGCACGGCGACGGCCACGGCGGCGATCTGACCGGCGGCCGCACCGTCGCCGGTACGGGCACGATCGACGAGGCCGGCCGGGTCGGCGCGGTCGGCGGCGTGGCGCTGAAGACGCAGGCCGCCCGGCGCGACGGCGCCACCGTCTTCCTGGTGCCGAAGGCCGAGTGCGCCGACGCGAAGGCCGAACTGCCCAAGGGGCTGCGCCTGGTCCCGGTGACCACGCTGAAGGGCGCGGTCGACTCCCTGGTCTCCCTGGAGAAGGGCACGGGCTCGGTGCCGAGCTGTTAG
- a CDS encoding IclR family transcriptional regulator: MTAETSQTLDRGLRVLKLLADTDHGLTVTELSNKLGVNRTVVYRLLATLEQHALVRRDLGGRARVGLGVLRLGRQVHPLVREAALPALRSLAEDIGATAHLTLVDGTEALAVAVVEPSWTDYHVAYRAGFRHPLDRGAAGRAILAARRAPSAEPSCTLTRGELETGACGAAAPLVGVTGVEGSVGVVMLADSVPERVGPRVVDAAREVAEALR, from the coding sequence GTGACCGCGGAGACCTCTCAGACGCTCGACCGGGGACTGCGGGTCCTCAAGCTGCTCGCCGACACCGACCACGGGCTGACCGTCACCGAGCTGTCCAACAAACTGGGCGTGAACCGGACCGTGGTCTACCGGTTGCTCGCCACGCTGGAGCAGCACGCCCTCGTCCGGCGCGACCTCGGCGGACGCGCCCGGGTCGGGCTCGGGGTGCTGAGGCTCGGCCGGCAGGTGCACCCGCTGGTGCGGGAGGCCGCGCTGCCCGCCCTGCGCTCGCTGGCCGAGGACATAGGGGCCACGGCGCACCTGACCCTGGTCGACGGCACGGAGGCGCTGGCCGTGGCCGTGGTCGAGCCGAGCTGGACCGACTACCACGTGGCCTACCGCGCGGGCTTCCGGCATCCGCTCGACCGCGGTGCCGCGGGCCGGGCCATCCTCGCGGCCCGCCGCGCCCCCTCCGCCGAGCCCTCCTGCACCCTGACCCGGGGGGAGCTGGAGACGGGGGCGTGCGGTGCGGCGGCACCGCTGGTGGGGGTGACCGGGGTGGAGGGCAGCGTCGGCGTCGTCATGCTCGCGGACTCCGTGCCGGAACGGGTGGGTCCCCGGGTGGTGGACGCGGCGCGGGAGGTGGCGGAGGCGCTGCGCTGA
- a CDS encoding DEAD/DEAH box helicase — protein MTTTASSTTSHHLSPAFPGRAPWGTASKLRAWQQGAMEKYIQEQPRDFLAVATPGAGKTTFALTLASWLLHHHVVQQVTVVAPTEHLKKQWAEAAVRVGIKLDPEYSAGPLGREYDGVAVTYAGVGVRPMLHRNRVEQRKTLVILDEIHHAGDSKSWGEACLEAFEPATRRLALTGTPFRSDTNPIPFVTYEEDNAGIRRSAADYTYGYGSALADGVVRPVIFLSYSGNMRWRTKAGDEIAARLGEPMTKDAVSQAWRTALDPRGEWMPSVLRAADQRLTEVRKGIPDAGALVIASDQDSARAYAKLIREITGTKATLVLSDDAGASKRIDDFSASDDRWMVAVRMVSEGVDVPRLAVGVYATTISTPLFFAQAVGRFVRSRRRGETASVFLPTVPDLLTFANEMEVERDHALDRPKKEGEEDPYAESEKEMEEANKEQDEDTGEQEQFAFEALESEAVFDRVLYDGAEFGMQAHPGSEEEQDYLGIPGLLEPDQVQLLLQKRQARQIAHSKKKPDTEADLLELPAERRPVVSHKEMMELRKRLNTLVGAYVHQSGKPHGVIHTELRRVCGGPPSAEATAGQLKQRIAKVQEWATRMR, from the coding sequence GTGACTACCACCGCTTCCTCCACCACGTCCCACCACCTTTCCCCCGCCTTCCCGGGCCGTGCGCCCTGGGGCACCGCCAGCAAGCTGCGCGCCTGGCAGCAGGGGGCGATGGAGAAGTACATCCAGGAGCAGCCGCGTGACTTCCTCGCCGTCGCCACGCCCGGCGCCGGCAAGACCACCTTCGCGCTGACGCTGGCCTCATGGCTGCTCCACCACCATGTGGTGCAGCAGGTGACCGTGGTCGCGCCGACCGAGCACCTGAAGAAGCAGTGGGCCGAGGCCGCGGTGCGGGTGGGGATCAAGCTCGACCCCGAGTACAGCGCCGGCCCGCTCGGCCGGGAGTACGACGGGGTCGCCGTCACCTACGCCGGTGTCGGCGTGCGCCCCATGCTGCACCGCAACCGCGTCGAGCAGCGCAAGACGCTGGTGATCCTGGACGAGATCCACCACGCCGGCGACTCCAAGTCCTGGGGCGAGGCCTGCCTGGAGGCGTTCGAACCGGCCACCCGGCGGCTCGCGCTGACCGGTACGCCGTTCCGCTCGGACACCAACCCGATCCCCTTCGTGACGTACGAGGAGGACAACGCCGGCATCCGCCGCTCCGCCGCCGACTACACCTACGGGTACGGCTCCGCGCTCGCCGACGGCGTCGTCCGGCCGGTCATCTTCCTCTCCTACAGCGGCAACATGCGCTGGCGCACCAAGGCCGGTGACGAGATCGCCGCCCGGCTCGGGGAGCCGATGACCAAGGACGCGGTCAGCCAGGCCTGGCGCACCGCGCTCGACCCGCGCGGCGAGTGGATGCCGAGTGTGCTGCGCGCCGCCGACCAGCGGCTCACCGAGGTCCGCAAGGGCATCCCGGACGCGGGTGCGCTCGTCATCGCCTCCGACCAGGACTCCGCCCGCGCCTACGCCAAGCTGATCCGTGAGATCACCGGCACGAAGGCCACGCTGGTCCTGTCCGACGACGCCGGCGCCTCCAAGCGCATCGACGATTTCAGCGCGAGCGACGACCGCTGGATGGTCGCGGTGCGCATGGTGTCCGAGGGAGTCGACGTGCCCCGCCTCGCGGTCGGCGTGTACGCCACCACCATCTCCACCCCGCTGTTCTTCGCCCAGGCCGTCGGCCGCTTCGTACGGTCCAGGCGGCGCGGCGAGACCGCCTCCGTCTTCCTGCCGACCGTCCCCGACCTGCTCACCTTCGCCAACGAGATGGAGGTGGAGCGCGACCACGCCCTCGACAGGCCGAAGAAGGAGGGCGAGGAGGACCCGTACGCCGAATCCGAGAAGGAGATGGAGGAGGCGAACAAGGAGCAGGACGAGGACACCGGCGAGCAGGAGCAGTTCGCCTTCGAGGCGCTGGAGTCCGAGGCCGTCTTCGACCGGGTGCTCTACGACGGCGCCGAGTTCGGCATGCAGGCCCACCCGGGCAGCGAGGAGGAGCAGGACTACCTCGGCATCCCCGGGCTGCTGGAGCCGGACCAGGTGCAGCTGCTGCTGCAGAAGCGGCAGGCCCGGCAGATCGCGCACAGCAAGAAGAAGCCGGACACCGAGGCCGACCTGCTGGAGCTGCCGGCCGAGCGGCGCCCGGTGGTCAGCCACAAGGAGATGATGGAGCTGCGCAAGCGGCTCAACACCCTGGTCGGCGCGTACGTCCACCAGAGCGGCAAGCCGCACGGGGTGATCCACACCGAGCTGCGCCGGGTGTGCGGCGGGCCGCCGAGCGCGGAGGCCACGGCCGGACAGCTCAAGCAGCGCATCGCGAAGGTGCAGGAGTGGGCGACGCGGATGCGCTGA